Sequence from the Polyodon spathula isolate WHYD16114869_AA unplaced genomic scaffold, ASM1765450v1 scaffolds_2598, whole genome shotgun sequence genome:
GACTGCGCGTGTCACACTCTGCTCAATCACTGCAGACATGTGATCTGTGACACACAGACATGTGACCTCGTGTGAGCAGTCCCGTCTGTCCCAGTATAATTCATGCTTAGCAATTCCTTCCAATTCCTTTAGAGCAGTTTAAATATCCCATTGAAGACCCTTAATGGTTTTTAAAAGACTCTGCCTTGTGGACCGTTCTAAAAGTTgttcatggtaaaagcatagcaatgtgtaataaagtccagtgaaagcatggtaaagcataggtaagcattgcagagcccagaaaacaaaaacatgcatgataaaactGAACACCTTTATAAGAGCAGAAACAGTAAAACCCCCTCACCTGCCAGCCTGCCTGCAATCTCTTCCTGCAGCTGGACGATCTGGTCCAGGTTGGTGCGAATCCTCCCgaccagcagggggcgctgcagAGTGTCCTGTTCCTTCAGAACCCTCAACTCCACGGAGACCTGCTGACTCACCCGGCTATGCACCTCCCAGACCAGCTGAGGAGACAAACACACCCCCATCAACAGAGCAgagactgagtgtgtgtgtgtgagagagagagagagagagagcgtctAGCAGGGGGCGCTGCAGATCCAGAGAGACTTGCTATAACTCTCCATGCTGTACAGGTCAGTACAGCTTCACTGCCTGCTACATCCCACTATGAAAGTCTACATTATAGGGGTgtgcctctctgtctgcctgcatttCATAATAGAGGAGAGAAGCAGCATGACAGTAACCTGTTGGATCCCTGTATGGCACCAGTCTACTGAGGTGTATGATAAGGAGGGGGTGTTGGGAGCCCTTACCTGTATCCAGGTGCTGGTCCTCCTCCCCTGGGACACTCGCAGCTGGGGGAACACCTGGTCCCTCAGCCAGGGCAACACATCCTCCATAACCAGGTTACTGAGAACCTGAGGGGACGGCAGACAGAGAGAGCCCAGGTCAGGGAGCTGAGGACTGGGGAGGAATCAAGGAGACGGGGCTTCTCTCCTCAGAGAGCCACACATGGCTTACTAAACACATCACGCTGTGTAGAAAAGTGTAACACACCACCTACAGGCACTCACCTCCTCCTTTGAGCCCAATGTCAGAACCCTGCTCCCATAGCTGCCCTTCTCCTGCCTGTAAAAGCGAACCGCCTCCAAGAGGGCCTTGGCTTCACAGCTGGGTCTCCTGTGCAGCGCTGCAACAGAGAGATTAAAGAGAATCACTGGCTTGGGGATCAGAGAACCCTCACAGCTGATATAGACAGTTACTGTCAAGATCAGTGAGCTTCATCTATAGAGGGTTATAAGCCCTTTGACAATCCCCTCTCTGTGCCCTTTCAATGCTTACCTGAGCTGTGGTGCCTGACTGCGCTGCCTAGTACTCTGTGCCACCCCCGCTGGTCCTCTCTGGAGCGGGCACATACACACACCGGGGCGCAGTAGGGGTGCAGGAGGAAGACGGGGAACTCAGAGGGGCAAAGGGGCAACTCGCCACCCCCTGGAGAGACAAGACAAACAGACAGGGACTCAGAGGGGCAATGCGCTGTGGCGCGGCAGTGGCAGTAGCTCTGTACCGAGGGGCGGTGGGTGGAATGCGTCTGTGTTGCGGTTTTAGGCTGACTGTGCTCAGCTGGTACCTGTGGTGTAGTGGCAGGACTCCTCCAGTAGGAGGCGGAATTGCTGAGCAGAGGTGCAGATCTGACAGGCTGACAAGAGCAGTGTGGACCGGGCCTGTAAATAGAGGACAAAGGAAGTAACAGGAATGTCAGGTTTCACCTATTTAGCGCCACCTGCTGGGCTGTACTGTGGAATATCTCAGAAAGCTGCGTAGATGTACATGGGGGAACTAGCGGACTGAAGAACAGAAGTGCCGACTGCaaaaattgaaaaactaaaaaaaaaaaaaggattttatgtCAAAAGACTGAAAGAAAGGTAATCTCTTATAAAATATACATGGCTTTTGGTTCGTTAGAGactgcattgctgtgtgtgtggttttgtttcatTCTGTTTAATCAATGCCTAACAAGTTAGAGTATTCAGAG
This genomic interval carries:
- the LOC121310813 gene encoding protein Niban 1-like: MGLFHSGYLDAKQRKYLAGRTVAVLKNFIPHYQRQSAATYLEHVRNEVEQRGGETTQLLHSQDAVPLGEVPREGTLLLFQDHKWKERHLLVTRDLTAECYGSKEARSTLLLSACQICTSAQQFRLLLEESCHYTTGGGELPLCPSEFPVFLLHPYCAPVCVCARSREDQRGWHRVLGSAVRHHSSALHRRPSCEAKALLEAVRFYRQEKGSYGSRVLTLGSKEEVLSNLVMEDVLPWLRDQVFPQLRVSQGRRTSTWIQLVWEVHSRVSQQVSVELRVLKEQDTLQRPLLVGRIRTNLDQIVQLQEEIAGRLADHMSAVIEQSVTR